ACCGAAAAGGACAGCTCGCGCACCGCCGGCAGCAGGCCGCGGCGGGTCTGGAAGCCGATCGACAGCCCGTCGACGGCCAGGACCGGCTCCTTTGCCACGGCGTCGCTCATCGCCGCTCTCCCTTGGTGTTCAGCACGTCGTTCAGGCCGTCGCCCAGCAGGTTCAGCGCCAGCACGGCGATGACGATGGCGACGCCGGGGATGGCGGCGACGTGCGGATCGGTGCGGATCGTCTCGCGCCCCGCCCCCACCATGCCGCCCCAGCTGACGACGTTGGGATCGCCGAGGCCGAGGAAGGACAGCGAGGATTCGGTGAGGATGGCGGTCGCCACCAGGATGGAGGCCGACACGATCACCGGCGCCAGCGCGTTCGGCAGGATGTGCCGGAAGATGATCCGGGCGTCGGACGCGCCGAGGATGATCGAGGCCTGCGCCAGCTCGCTGTTGCGCAGGCGCAGCACCTCCGCCCGCACCAGCCGCGCCAGCCCCGACCAGGAGGTGATGCCGATCGCTGCGGTGATGGTGGCGATGGACGGCTGCAGGATGGCGACCAGCGCCAAGGTGAACAGGAAAGGCGGGATGGTCTGGAACAGCTCGGTCACCCGCATCAGCGCCCGGTCGACCCGGCCGCCGTAATAGCCGGACAGCGCGCCGATGCCGATGCCGATCACCAGCGAGACCAGCGCCGCCACCCCGCCGATCAGCAGCGAGACGCGGGCGCCGTGGAAAAT
This genomic stretch from Azospirillum sp. TSH58 harbors:
- a CDS encoding ABC transporter permease, encoding MALPDTVSLPTPRTDFRDRAIGRLLRRPSALLGLILLAGILAMAAFANVAFPGDPLDMAGMPLLRPGEDAAFPLGTDMMGRDLASGIFHGARVSLLIGGVAALVSLVIGIGIGALSGYYGGRVDRALMRVTELFQTIPPFLFTLALVAILQPSIATITAAIGITSWSGLARLVRAEVLRLRNSELAQASIILGASDARIIFRHILPNALAPVIVSASILVATAILTESSLSFLGLGDPNVVSWGGMVGAGRETIRTDPHVAAIPGVAIVIAVLALNLLGDGLNDVLNTKGERR